ATTATCACCTACAAAAAAACTCTTAACAATTCTCAACATCTTATCTGAAGCCAAAAAACGCACAATAGTTTTAGGTACAAACAGAAGAAAAAACGATGTCACAACCAACTATTGAATCAATACTGCAAGAAAAACGCTTATTTAACCCACCTGCTGAATTTGCAGCCCGGGCCCAAGTTAAAAGCTTTACTGACTATCAACAACTCTACGAACAAGCTAAAGCAGATCCTGTGGGTTTTTGGGAAAAACTTGCCAAAGAAGAATTGCACTGGTTACAACCTTGGGATACCGTCTTAGACTGGCAACCACCAGAAGTAAAATGGTTTACGGGGGGTAAGATTAATATTGCCTATAACTGTTTAGATCGCCATCTTGACACTTGGCGACGGAATAAAGCCGCGATTATCTGGGAAGGAGAACCGGGAGACTCTCGTACTCTTACTTATGCACAGTTACATAGAGAAGTTTGTCAATTTGCCAACGTTTTAAAACAACTAGGAGTACAAAAAGGCGATCGCGTCGGTATTTATTTACCCATGATTCCCGAAGCGGCGATCGCTATGTTAGCTTGTGCGCGCATTGGCGCACCCCATACCGTAGTTTTTGGCGGATTTAGCGCCGAAGCCCTCAAAGACAGACTAGTAGATGCCCAAGCCAAACTAGTAGTTACCGCTGATGGAGGGTGGCGCAAAGACAAAATGATTCCCCTCAAAGAACAAGTAGATTTAGCCTTAGCCCATGATGGTGTACCCACAGTAGAAAACGTCTTAGTAGTTGAGCGTACTAAACAAAAGATTCACATGGAACCCGGAAGGGATCACTGGTGGCACGATTTAAGAGAGGGAATCTCCGCAGATTGTCCCGTTGAACCCTGCGATAGTGAAGATTTGTTATTTATTCTCTACACCAGTGGAACTACAGGAAAACCTAAAGGAGTAGTACATACCACAGGAGGTTATAACCTCTATAGTCACATTACCACTAAATGGATCTTTGACTTGCAAGATACCGACGTCTATTGGTGTACCGCTGATGTGGGTTGGATAACAGGTCATAGTTATATCGTCTATGGACCACTATCTAACGGTGCAACTACAGTTATGTATGAAGGCGTACCCCGTCCGAGTAATCCTGGCTGTTTTTGGGATGTGATTGAAAAATACGGCGTCAATATCTTTTATACCGCACCTACAGCGATTCGGGCTTTTATTAAAATGGGTGAACACCACCCCAACGCGCGCAATCTCTCCTCTTTAAGACTTTTAGGTACAGTAGGAGAACCCATTAACCCCGAAGCCTGGATCTGGTATCATCGGATTATTGGGGGTGGGCGTTGTCCCATCGTCGATACCTGGTGGCAAACCGAAACAGGGGGAGTGATGATAACTCCCCTACCCGGGGCTACACCTACTAAACCAGGTTCAGCAACCCTACCCTTTCCCGGGATTATCGCTGATGTAGTTGACTTAGAAGGAAATCCCGTGGCTGATAATGAAGGAGGTTATCTCGTTATTAAACATCCTTGGCCCGGTATGATGCGTACAGTCTATGGTGACGCCGATCGCTTTCGACGCACTTATTGGGAACATATACCCCCCAAAGACGGACAATACCTTTATTTCGCAGGAGATGGGGCCCGTCGAGATGAACAAGGCTATTTCTGGGTTATGGGACGCGTTGACGACGTGATTAGCGTTTCAGGTCACCGTTTAGGTACAATGGAGATAGAATCTGCCTTAGTTTCTCATCCTGCTGTAGCTGAAGCCGCCGTAGTAGGTTGTCCCGACGAAGTTAAAGGAGAAGACATCGTCGCTTTTGTGACTTTGGAAAATAATTATCACCCTGATGAGTCTCTAGCGGAAGAATTAAAACACCACGTAGTCCAAGAAATTGGGGCGATCGCTCGTCCCGGTCAAATTCGCTTTACCGAGGGTATGCCCAAAACTCGCTCAGGTAAAATTATGCGGAGATTATTACGTAATCTAGCAGCTGGACAAGACGCCCTTGGGGACACTTCTACCCTAGAAGATCGTAGCGTTTTAGATAAACTGCGGGAAGAGTAGGGGCGCCCATCAAAAGCGCCCTAGGGAGGGGAGATGGGGAGAGAGGGAGACAAGGGGACGAGTATATAATAATTCCTTTCTTCCGAATTCCTAACCCCTAACCTTGGTTAAAGACTCTTAACAAACTCGGCTAAACGATCCATCCCTTTTTCAATAGAAGACATATCTGTAGCATAAGACAACCTAATACATTGGTCAGCCCCAAAAGCGATACCAGGTATCACCGCTACTTGTTTTTGTTCCAACAAAGCATCACAAAAAGCTAAAGAAGTCAAACCAGTTTTACTGATATCTATAAAAAGATAAAAAGCGCCATCGGGTTGAGCACAACTTAATTGAGGAATGGCTTTAATACCTGCTAACATCGTACTGCGTCTTTGGGTGAAAGCATCTAGCATGACTTGTAAACAATCCTGTGGACCTGTTAAAGCAGCGATCGCCCCATATTGAGCAAAAGTACAAACATTAGAAGTACTATGACCCTGGATAGTGCTCATGGCTTTGATCAATTCTAGAGGTCCTGCAGCGTAACCTACACGCCAACCAGTCATAGAATAGGCTTTAGCAAAACCACTACTAACAATTGTACGTTGGAGGATTTCGGGATTGAATGAACCTATACTAACGTGTTTAGCACCGTCATAGAGGATTTTTTCGTAAATTTCGTCAGAAACTACTAAAATATCTGTTTCTACGATTACTTGAGCTAAGGCTGCTAACTCTGCTTGAGTATATACCATCCCTGTAGGGTTAGAAGGGGAATTAAGGATAAATAACTTAGTAGCAGGAGTAATACTTTGACGCAATTGTTCAGCAGTTATTTTATAACCACTGTCTTGGGTAGTAGAGATTAAAACGGGAGTACCTCCAGCCAATTTAACCATCTCAGGATAACTTAGCCAATAGGGAGAAGGGATAATTACTTCATCTCCTGGCTCAATTAAGGCTAACATCAGGTTAAATAAAGAGTATTTACCCCCATTAGTTACAATTACGTTTTCTGCTTGGTAATCAAGCTGGTTTTCTGTGCTTAATTTATGGGCGATCGCTTTTCTTAATTCTGGTTCACCCGCTGCTGGACCATATTTAGTTTTACCCTCATCTAAAGCTTTTTTGGCTGCTTCTTTAATATGCGTCGGGGTATCAAAATCTGGTTCTCCCGCGCTAAAACTACACACATCAATTCCTTTGGCTTTCATAGCTTTGGCTTTTGCGGTAATCGCCAAAGTAATCGAAGCGGGGACTTGACTGACTCTCTGTGTCAGTTTCATGCTCTTCTCTCTTACTAACTTTAGCATTTTAGCTTAGCGTATTTATTTTACCTTGGTTCAGAGATTTTGTTTTCTTTTCATCATATTAGGCTTGAGAAACCTTTTTTCTCTCACTCAGATAAGCGAAAAACTCTTTACCCTCTCGTAAACGACGGAGGAGAATTTTAGAATAGGAATAATAGCTTGAGGACGAAAATAAAGACGACGATACATTTCTTCTACCGCTGCTTCTATTTGGGTTGCTGAGAAATTGGGATAAGCTAGAGTAGAAACTTGAATACCCGAATCAGCCACTAAAGATGGATTGCTAAACCTGTGATTAGCTAAGGCTTGTTGGTATAATTGTGTACCTGGATATGGTGCAGCGATGGAGACTTGAATAGTATGGGGGACTCAAAAATAGAGTTTTTAACATTTATACTCCTCAACATCAACCATATTAGCAGCTGAGGATAAGTAAGAGTGAAAAAGGAAGCCTGGTTAAAATTATTGCAACAACAACGAGTCATCGCGGTAATTCGTAGTGGTGATTTGGCTACAGGTATTCAAATGGCTACCGCTGTGTCTCAAGGTGGGCTAAAACTAATTGAGATAACCTGGAATAGCTCTCAACCCGCTCAATTGGTGCAAGAATTAAAGACTAGGTTGACTGATTGTGTGATTGGTGTGGGAACTATTTTAACCCCTTATCAGTTAGAAGAAGCGATCGCCGTTGGTGCTGAATTTTGTTTCTCTCCCCATTATCAACCACAATTACTCTCCATGGGTATTGCCGCTAATCTAGCTATGATTCCTGGTGCGCTTACTCCTACTGAGATTATCAACGCTTGGCAAAATGGCGCTAGTAGTGTTAAAGTCTTTCCTGTTGCTGCGGTGGGTGGTCCTACTTATATTCAAAGTTTACAAGTCCCTTTAGCTGGTATTCCCTTAATTCCTACAGGAGGGGTTACCTTAGCTAACGCACATACCTATCTCAACAGTGGAGCGATCGCCGTTGGTATAGCTAGGGATTTGTTTCCACCTGAGTTAATTTTAAGCCAAAACTGGCAAAAAATTAGGGCAAGAACTGATCATTTTTGTCAAAGTTGTTTGGGGTAGGTTGGGACTCTATTTTTCTGAAGAAATATCAGTATTTATAAACTTAAACTAGCAATAACAGGAGCATGATCACTAGGTTTTTCTTGTTTTCTCGGTTCAATATCAATGAAACAAGAGTTAATCTGCGGGGAGACTAACTCATTAAAATAAATATGATCAATACGCCAACCGCGATTACGACTAAACCCCGATGCGCGATAATCCCACCAAGTAAATAACCCTCCCTCTTGGTTAACTTGGCGTAAAGCGTCTTGAAAACCAATCTCTTGAATAGCAGCTAAAGCTTGACGTTCTGGTGGTGAACACATAATATGGTCTGGTTGAGCAATATTTTTATAAATATCTTTATCTTCAGGAGCAATATTAAAGTCTCCACATAAACAAATACCTTTTGCTGATTGGATGGATAATTCCTGAAGATACCCTTGGAGCAATTGCAACCATTTTAGTTTATACTCGTATTTAGGATCGTTAACAGCAGCACCATTAGGTACATAGACGTTAACTACCCAAATGTCATTAACTAAACCTGCAATCAGGCGTTTTTGACTATCCATATCCTCTATCTTTTCTGCCCCTAAAATCGGTGTAAAACCAGTTTTAACCTCCTTTGGGGGTATTTTAGTTAAAATGGCTACACCATTATAAGCTTTTTGTCCTGATACATGTACTTGATAACCTAATTCTGTAAAAGCATTGCGGGGAAAGTCTGGATCGATTACCTTGGTTTCTTGTAAACAAAGTATATCCACTGGCTGTTGTTTTAACCAATTAACTACGTGAGATTGACGAGTCCGTATAGAATTGACATTCCAAGTTGCTATTTTCATCTAATTATATTATGTCCGAAAGAGTCCAAAAAATTCTCGCCCAATGGGGAATCGCTTCTCGTAGAGAAGCAGAAAAATTAATCTTAACAGAACGGGTTCAAGTTAATGGTAGAATAGTTAAACTAGGGGATAAAGTTGACCCTGAAGTTGACGATTTAACCCTAGATGGTCACAGTCTTAAAACTAAAACACGTCCAGAGTTAATCTATTTATTATTACATAAACCCCTCGGTGTAATTTCTACTTGCTTTGATCCTCAACAGAGAACTACAGTTTTAGATTTATTACCCCCAAAATGGCAATCTCGATACGGTATTCACCCAGTAGGAAGATTAGACGCTAATTCCACTGGTGCGTTAATTTTAACTAATGATGGAGATTTTACCCTTAAATTAACCCATCCTCGTTATCATTTAGCTAAAACCTATCAAGTTACTGTTAAGGGTCGTCCTGACCATGGTATTATCGAACAATGGCGACAAGGTGTCTGGTTGGATGGTCAAAAAACCTTACCCGCACAAATTCGGGTTTTACAACAACTTCCTCATCAAACTCAACTAGAAATTATCCTTCAAGAAGGAAGAAACAGACAGATTCGTCGTGTAGCAGCACAATTAGGGTTTCCTGTCTTGTCTTTACATCGAGTTGCGATCGGTTCGATTTCTCTAACTCTTGATTTAACACCAGGAAAGTATCGCCATTTAACTAAGATTGAAAGAAAAATATTACTTAATTAAGCCAAACTACTTAGTATTTTAACCATAACCGAACTCAAAAAGGTTTTTAGTCCTTGGGAATTCCTTAGCTAATTTAGGGGTTGTTTACTTCAAAAGTAGTGCAACTAGCTATATCTCCTGTTGTTAAACCCTGTTTAAACCATTTTACCCGTTGTTGGGATGTGCCCATATTCCCGCGAAGCAATCGGCTGGTAATTCTTGTCTGACAGAAAGTTGGTTAGCTTCTACTTTGCTAACTCTCCTACTCAGACTATTAACTTGTTGGGAGATACCTAATAAGCTTGAGCAAAATCACCAGGAGCACCATGTCTATACTGTAAATCGTCATAAAAGCTCAAATCAATATAGACTTTTTGGTCAGCAGGACAGTAGAATGGTCCTACGGCTGCTTCTGCGTAACCACAAGCGGAATTCTCTACCTCCTTTTTGTTCTTCTTTGAACATTAAATTATGAATCAACAACTTTTAACCGAATTTGCCCCCCTAGCGGCGATCGCCACAACCCCTAAAGCTATAGCAACCTTAAGTAAATTAAATCTCACCACTTACCGAGAGGATCTTAAAACTCACCTTCGAGAAATTTGGTCAAGTCATCGCGCTTTGATTTTTTGTCTAGCTACAGGTGCAGTAGTGCGCTTAATTGCACCTTTATTAGAGCATAAAGCCACAGATCCTGCTATTATAGTAGTAGATCCAGAGGGAAAATTTGTAATTAGTCTTTGTGGATCTCATCAACAGGGAGGAGATAACCTAACTCGCATTATCGCTCAAATTTTAGAAGCTACCCCTATCTTAACAGGAGCTGCGGTTAACTCTAATCTCCCTCCTATCGACACTATAGGAATTCCCTACGGTTGGCGTAAAGGTAGCGGGAATTGGACAGAAGTAAGCGCGGCGATCGCTCGTGGAGAAAGAATAGAGGTTAAACAAGAAGTAGGCTCAACCCTCTGGCAAGATCATTTACCTTCAGATCATCCCTTTGATTTTAACTCAGAATTACCCGCTAAAGTATATATTACTGCTCACACCAGAGATTTAGCAGCAACTAGCGTACAATGGCATCCTCGTGTACTTTGGGTTGGTGTAGGTTGTGAAAAAAATACTAGTCAAGCATTAATTACTCAGGCTATTTTACAAGTATTTAAATTATATAACTTAGCTCCAGAAGCGATCGCGGGATTAGCTAGTATCGATATTAAAGCAACCGAACCAGGATTAGTGGCTATCTCTCAAGCAGGGAAGATACCCCTAGTTACTTTTACTGCTGCAGAATTAAGTCAAATTAAAGTCCCGAATCCCTCTAGTATCGTCGCCCAAACCGTAGGTACTCCTAGCGTCGCTGAAGCTTCAGCCCTGTTAGCTTCTCAAAGTGATACCCTACTAGTCACTAAACAAATAGCCACTAAAGTAACCATCGCCATCGCTGTATCTCAACAAGAATATACAGGACGTCAAGGTAAACTCTGGTTAGTAGGTATAGGCCCTGGTGCACTTTCTCAGATGACTAGTGCAGCTAAAAGCGCTATAATAGCCGCTGATGTAGTCATTGGTTATCGTCTCTATCTAGACTTAATCGAGTCTTTATTACATCCAGGACAAATTATTGAATCTTTTCCCATTACCGCTGAACAAAAACGCGCCCAAAGAGCGATCGCCCTGGCTCAATGGGGTTTAAGCGTCGCGGTTATCTCCTCGGGAGATGCTGGTATCTATGGAATGGCGGGTTTAGTCTTAGAAGAGTTAGGAAATCAACCCCTAGAAGTAGAAATCTTTCCTGGTGTGAGTGCTTTACAAGCTGCAGCATCCCGAGTCGGAACACCCCTAATGCACGATTTTTGCGCGATTAGTCTCAGTGATTTATTAACACCTTGGGAAGTTATCCAAGAAAGATTAACCGCAGCAGCTAAAGCAGATTTTGTGACTATTATCTATAATCCTCGTTCTCGGGAACGTACCCAACAGATAATCACCGCTCAAAATATTTTTTTACAATACCGTCAACCCACTACCCCAGTGGCGATCGTCCGTTGTGCTTATCGTGTTGATGAATCTATAGAATTAACTAATCTAGCCTCAATGTTAGATTATCCTATTGATATGCTAACTACCGTAATTATTGGTAATAACAGTACCTATTGGCAACAACAAAGAATGATTACACCAAGAGGATATCTGAAGGGGATCTAGGTTGGCTCTCTGGGCACTATGGGGTAAATTGTCTTTAAAGTTACACTTTCTTCTCTTTTGCATCTCTTGCCTATAACCATTCTTGTGAAAGCTTATCACCGCATGTACACCGAGAGACTTCCGATATACCATATTTCCTGAGTGCCTCATTCTTAATTCTTAATTCTTCATTTCCCTTTACTATAGATTACTTACCGACAAGCGATCGCGTCCTTGATGTTTGGCTTTATACAACTCATTATCGGCGATTTTAATCAACATCTGAATAGATAAATCTGGTTTTGGTATAATCGTAGCGATTCCCATACTTATAGTGATATGATCACTTATCGGTGATAACTTGTGGACAATTTGGGCTCTTTTAACTTGTTGTTGAATTTTGTTCCCTATGGCTATCGCTTGTTCAGTATCAGTATTAGGTAAAACTATAGCAAATTCTTCCCCTCCATAACGCGCTGCTAAACCTTGTAGAGGTAGCAGAAAACTGTTTAAAATTGTGGCGATTTTAATTAAACAATCATCTCCCTGGATATGTCCATAGGTATCATTATAATCTTTAAAAAAATCTAGATCACAAAGAATTAGAGATAGGGGTTGTTCTTTGTTTAAGCAATTTTCCCACTCTTGTTGTAGATAATCATCAAATTTTCTGCGGTTAGCAATTTTGGTTAAACCATCTAGAAATACTTGTTTATTAAGTTCTTTAGTATATATTTCTATTTGAGATAACATCTGATTAATGCTTTTAGCTAAAAAACTTAATTCATCTTTCCCCTTAACTTTTAAACGTTGTTCAAGATGATTATTAAAACTAATACTTTTGAGCATTTTAATAATATCTAATAATCTATTAACAATAATTTTATCTAATAAAATAACTAGTAAGTAACTAAACAATAACCATAAAATTAGTAAACTTATGATAAAATATTTGAGAGTTTTTTTAGCTTCTTGATAAACATCTCTGGGTTGAAAAACTTTCAGAATAGATGTTGGTTTTCCTTCTACATCTTCTAGTAAAGTATAAGCAGTAATTTGATGTTTATTAATCTGTTCAATAATAATTGGTACATCTTCGTTATAGAAATATTGCTCAAAAGTTTGTTTAGGAAGTAAACCCTCAATACTAATTTGCATCCTGAGATATGTTTCTAAATCTTGAAGACGTTCAGAAGTTAAATATCTTCCCATTAACAAAGTACCAACAATTGGACTGGTTTCAGTACTATTTAGTATAGGATTAGAAGTAATCATTAATAATCCTTCTGGTAGTAATAAAAAGCCTTGATAGTAACTGTTTTTATCCTGATGCTTTAATAAAAAATTATGGTTACTTAAATAAGTATATAAACTACCAGGAGTAAATACTTCTTCTTGATTGATTAAATCATAACTTTTGGCATAAATCAATTTATTATTACTATCATAAACTAAGAAAATATTAACTTTTAAGTTTTCGATAGAATTATCGTTTAAATTGTTATCTATATAGTCTCTATTAGGGTAAAGAACAAAATTATAGGTATCATTCCATTTAGACCAATCAACATTAATTCTTTGTAATTGCTTGATTTCTTGCTTTAAAATATCACCAACTCTCCCGATATCCTTAGAGATACTTTGTAATTCTAATTGATGAAAACTAGTTAAAATAATATTAGACAAGCAAAAATAAACCACAATAATAAAAATGCTCAAAACTACAGTAACAGATAATAAAATTTTATCTTTGATGATCATCTTGGCTATAGGCACTCAAGGAAAAAGGAACAGGGAGCTTCTGAGCAGGGAGTATAGTTATAATAACTCCGAACTCTTCTTTCTTCCGTTATCCCAGATTAACATATAATTGGGCTTACTTACTTAACTAAGTCATATAGCGATCGCGCCCTTTTGCTTTAGCTTGATAAAGTGCTTGATCTGCTTGTAAAATGACAGACTCTAATTGCTACTTTTCGCTGCAATAAATCTTCTAGAAAAAAAGCTAAATTGATAAAATTATGAAAAAAAATTTTGGTGAGAATCTAAGAAAGTAACCAGAATATCTACGTGACTATTATCATTAGCTTGATCATGGACAAAAGAACCAAATAAACCTAACTCTTGCCTTGCGCGTAGCGCTATATAACTAATTAAACGGACATGATATAACTTATCTTGATTTTTTCTCAATGTAGTAAAGCCTCCCGTATCTATGGTGATAAGCTTTCACAAGAACGGTTATAGGCACTCTTGCAATAGTCAAGAAAATGTAACTTTGTCAGGAGTGCGCGTTCGCGCCGGAAGCGCAGGATTCGCCCTCGCGAGATCCTTTGGATGCGCAGCGCAGATACAATTAACCCCATAATGCCGAGAGAGCCGCTTTAATCATCAATAATTTTATTATAGCGCGATCGTTCTTGAAAGTATCAGCATTTCTCGGATCAATAACGTGACACACTCCTACACCAAATCAAAGATTATGTAGTAGGCTTCTTGTCTTTCACCTGTGTAGATGATTGACCGTTTTTGACTAAGAATTATAGATACCAGAGTGACCTGTTACTTCCTCCATAGGTTCATAACGTCCACCAAGATACTTAGCTAGAAAAGATTCTGCCACAGCGTAGAAGTGTAATCGGTTCTCAGGACGAGCAAAACCGTGACCTTCGTCGGTATAGAGAACGTATTCTACCGGTTTATTGGCTTGACGCATTGCTGCGACGATTTGCTCACTTTCGGCTTGTTTAACGCGAGGATCGTTAGCCCCTTGTCCAATTAATAAGGGTTTAGTAATGCGATCGACAAAAAATAAGGGCGATCGCGATTCGAGAAACTCTTTTTCTGTTTCCAAATTTCCTACACGATGTTGAAACATAGCCATCAAAGGAGCCCAATAAGGAGGAATACTCTGCATAAGGGTAATTAAATTGCTAGGTCCAACGATATCTACACCACAAGCAAAAACATCGGGAGTAAAGGTCAAACCCACTAAAGTAGCATAACCCCCATAAGAACCACCCATGATAGCGATTTTATCTGGTTGAGAGATACCTTGTTTAATCGCCCAATCAACCGAGTCGATTAAGTCATTGTGCATAGCAGCTCCCCACTCACGATTAGCCGCGTTGAGAAAAGCTTTTCCGTAACCTGTCGAACCCCTAAAATTAACCTGTAAGACCGCATAACCGCGATTAGCGAGCCATTGTACTGCTGGGTTGTATCCCCAAGTATCTCGTGCCCAAGGACCGCCATGGACGTATAATACAGTAGGATAGGGAGCTTGTTGACCTTTAGGTAAGCTTAAATAACCGTGAATGGTCAAACCATCTCTAGCGGTCATGCTAATAGGTTGCATGGAGACTAAGGGTAAACCCTCTAGTTGGGGTTGATTGCTAAACAGTAGGGTAGTTTGACGGGAAGGACGATTATAGAGATAGTAATAAACCGGTCCATCGTCGGCGACATAAGCTACTAACCAATTTTCATCGACTAAATCCCTACTGATTATATCAAATTCTCCTTGACCTACTTTCCCTAAAATGGCAAAGTCAGCAGCGATACTCTCATCAAATATTTGCCATTCTTCTTTATCTTTATAGAAAGAAACCGCTTGTATCCTTCTTTCTCTTGGAGGCATCATTACTGAGCTTACATCATATTGTTCGTCTGAGGCGATAATGGTTTCAGCTTTAGTTTTTAAATCTAATGCAATTAACCTTTGGGTATTAGCATCGTGAGAAGCTTCTAGATATAGACTCTGATTGTCTTGGGAGAAGCTAACTATTCCACCTTGATCCTCAGGTCCCCAATGGCGTAAGATTTCCCATTCAGTCTCTCTAGTTTCACGATACAGTAGGTCTGATCCTCCATCTGAGGTAGCGGCGATCGCTGCTCTAATTTTAAATTCTCCATCAGAAGTCCAACTAACGATATTCCCTGGATTTTTGCTATCTAATTCTACTGCTCCATTTTTAAGGTTAACGCGATAAGCATCAAAGGTTTCGGGTTGTTCTAAATTTAAACCTACGAGAATCTCGTCAGGAAATTCGGGATCTAAATCGATTATTTGTGCTTTTACTCCTTGAAAAGGGGTTAAGTCTCTCACTTGTTTAGAGATAACGTTAACCGCGTAGAGATGAAAGTTTTCATCACCATCAGCGTCTTGGAGATAAATTAGTTGTTCTGGTTGATAAGTCCAGAAATAAAACCTAATTCCTCTTTTTTTATCTTGTGTCAATTGTTCTGCTGTTTCTTGACCAAGGATTTGTAACCAAACTTGTAAGACGTTATCACTATCAGGAGCTATATAGGTTAAATACTTACCATCTCTCGATAATCTCGGGCTAGTACGTTGAGGATTACCGAATAAAATCTCTCTTTTGATTAATACCGGTTGCTTGGTTGGGTTGACGGTGGTTGTCATTGACTCTCCTGTAAGGTTTTTTTCTCTCTATTTACTAATTTATAGCTAGAGAGGGTTTAATCACAACCTAGGGAAAATATTTTATAATCATATAGCACCTAATACCTTCTCCCAGACAAAATGTCCCGTTTTAAATCAGCAGAAGTTTTTCTTATCACCATAGATACGGGAGTATCCCGATGTCGTCCAAACCCAAAAATAAAGTATCTCCTAATAGCCAACAAAGGGAATTAATTCCTCTAGTTGGTATTGGTGCATCAGCAGGAGGATTGGAAGCCTTTAGCCAACTACTTAGTCATTTGCCCATAGATACAGGCATGGGATTTATCCTGGTGCAACATTTAGATCCGAATCAAAAAAGCCTATT
Above is a genomic segment from Gloeocapsa sp. DLM2.Bin57 containing:
- a CDS encoding diguanylate cyclase, encoding MIIKDKILLSVTVVLSIFIIVVYFCLSNIILTSFHQLELQSISKDIGRVGDILKQEIKQLQRINVDWSKWNDTYNFVLYPNRDYIDNNLNDNSIENLKVNIFLVYDSNNKLIYAKSYDLINQEEVFTPGSLYTYLSNHNFLLKHQDKNSYYQGFLLLPEGLLMITSNPILNSTETSPIVGTLLMGRYLTSERLQDLETYLRMQISIEGLLPKQTFEQYFYNEDVPIIIEQINKHQITAYTLLEDVEGKPTSILKVFQPRDVYQEAKKTLKYFIISLLILWLLFSYLLVILLDKIIVNRLLDIIKMLKSISFNNHLEQRLKVKGKDELSFLAKSINQMLSQIEIYTKELNKQVFLDGLTKIANRRKFDDYLQQEWENCLNKEQPLSLILCDLDFFKDYNDTYGHIQGDDCLIKIATILNSFLLPLQGLAARYGGEEFAIVLPNTDTEQAIAIGNKIQQQVKRAQIVHKLSPISDHITISMGIATIIPKPDLSIQMLIKIADNELYKAKHQGRDRLSVSNL
- a CDS encoding S9 family peptidase, encoding MTTTVNPTKQPVLIKREILFGNPQRTSPRLSRDGKYLTYIAPDSDNVLQVWLQILGQETAEQLTQDKKRGIRFYFWTYQPEQLIYLQDADGDENFHLYAVNVISKQVRDLTPFQGVKAQIIDLDPEFPDEILVGLNLEQPETFDAYRVNLKNGAVELDSKNPGNIVSWTSDGEFKIRAAIAATSDGGSDLLYRETRETEWEILRHWGPEDQGGIVSFSQDNQSLYLEASHDANTQRLIALDLKTKAETIIASDEQYDVSSVMMPPRERRIQAVSFYKDKEEWQIFDESIAADFAILGKVGQGEFDIISRDLVDENWLVAYVADDGPVYYYLYNRPSRQTTLLFSNQPQLEGLPLVSMQPISMTARDGLTIHGYLSLPKGQQAPYPTVLYVHGGPWARDTWGYNPAVQWLANRGYAVLQVNFRGSTGYGKAFLNAANREWGAAMHNDLIDSVDWAIKQGISQPDKIAIMGGSYGGYATLVGLTFTPDVFACGVDIVGPSNLITLMQSIPPYWAPLMAMFQHRVGNLETEKEFLESRSPLFFVDRITKPLLIGQGANDPRVKQAESEQIVAAMRQANKPVEYVLYTDEGHGFARPENRLHFYAVAESFLAKYLGGRYEPMEEVTGHSGIYNS